Within the Vigna angularis cultivar LongXiaoDou No.4 chromosome 10, ASM1680809v1, whole genome shotgun sequence genome, the region TCAAACGTGTCGATCTTTCCTTTCTGCATCTTCAAGTGAGGCTTCTCTCTCTCCCttattcatctccatcatcttccaactctcttcatCGCTAGGCCTCCCCCTCTTCCTCCGTCTCCGACTAGTGGCAAATCTCTCCACACCGACCATACCGGCACCAACATCTCCCACTCCGTCTTCATCGCTGGCGAGTACACTGACCTCCTCTACTCCCACGACACCCACCTCACACGACTATCCGTGCAGGAGGTCATTGCGACCGTCGTCCGCACGAAGCCCTTCCCCGTCGATCATCACAATGGATAAACTGAATCTCCCTCTTCACCACCCCAATACTCATTTTAAACTCATAGAATTGTTCCTTCAACATCATTTCCAATTATGTGTAAAGAAAGCAATCTTGGGCTTCTAGGGCGAATGCGCTCCTGGCCCATGCAAATTCTTGTGTCACCAACAACACCATCATCTCGTACTGGAGTACATTGGAATGAGATGAATTTTCCAACGCCTTCTTTGGTGATACGGTACTGCAATCCCGAAACCCCTGGTATTCGAGAACTTGAATGACCTTAAACCTCATGAATATACCAACTATATATACTCTTTCCTTCATGATGTCCAATATATCCATATGAAGTTGTCAAAATTCCATCTTCACTGTAATCCCCAATGATAGATAAGAAATTCAACCTTAGAGGAAGAGTCTACACTGCTTTATTAGATATTACTAACACTGGTTCTTCAGAATCACCATCAGGAGTCATGGTAATAAATTTTGCCACAATGTAATAGCCCACAGCTCCAAGAGGTATGCAGAATGCTTTGGCAATTTTAGAAGTACTTAATGCTTCAAGAGTGTTTTCATCCAAAGTTGACGAATGTGTTTTATACCACTAAACTCTGCTAGATCCTTCAGGTCCTCCTTGCTATTCTCTTGTAATTCACCCATTCCTTTGGAGGTGCTTGTTTCACAACAGAAGACATTACACACATAAATTTTCCTTCCTGGCTCTCAAAATTAATGGGTATGTACACAAATGCCACACAACTACCAACGTCCTCTTTGGTCAAGGTATACTCAGGTGTGCCTGCTGCACTAACAACAAGCCTCCATAATACATGCTCTCTTGCAACCATTGTTCTCCAAAATTGGAAATTGGACACCATGTCATAACTTTTTAGTTTAAACACACTTTTTTGTATCGCTTTTAGTAGTGCTGTTCTTTGATCAGAACTacagttttgttttcttaagtTAAGCTAACATTTATTGCAAacatttattatcatattagtTGTATGCAGTCACTCTATATATAATCATGCTTTTAATTCCTAATATTAAGTCAGTCCAAAATCACAAGCGTTGGTAGAACACAAAGACTAATAACTAATGCCTTTTACTGCATCAAAACGTGATTTAGTTGTTACTTTAGCAAGTAAACATCTATTATATATTGTAGTGATATTATAACTGTAACTAAAATGCAAAGagatttcataaataatttattctaaatattattattcatggTTGGCTACACAAATA harbors:
- the LOC108334885 gene encoding agamous-like MADS-box protein AGL13; translation: MELKRIENKINRQVIFLKRRSGLIMKAREIFVLCDADMALVVFSTKGVSGLQYRITKEGVGKFISFQCTPVRDDGVVGDTRICMGQERIRPRSPRLLSLHIIGNDVEGTIL